From Musa acuminata AAA Group cultivar baxijiao chromosome BXJ3-8, Cavendish_Baxijiao_AAA, whole genome shotgun sequence, one genomic window encodes:
- the LOC103994740 gene encoding protein PAL OF QUIRKY isoform X2, with protein MAGTSSSASYSSFGDVSVKSTGPCIKFLCSYGGKILPRYPDGKLRYVGGYTRVVAIGRSISFSELQVKLRELCGWGGTVSLRCQLPTEDLDTLVSVTSDDDLADLVEEYDVASRDRPSPLKIRAFLLLLLLQNQSHHPSEPTASAMSSCTRAGIFASTAMAAHEHQTVSCVTSAACCRCHLGKKEEHIKQDVGIRYSCSGA; from the exons ATGGCTGGGACCTCCTCCTCTGCTTCATATAGCTCCTTTGGCGACGTCTCCGTCAAGTCAACGGGGCCATGCATCAAGTTCCTGTGCAGCTACGGTGGCAAGATACTCCCTCGTTACCCCGACGGCAAGCTCCGGTACGTCGGCGGCTACACCCGAGTCGTCGCCATCGGCAGATCCATCTCTTTCTCAG AGCTGCAGGTGAAGCTGAGGGAGCTGTGCGGGTGGGGCGGCACGGTGAGCCTCCGGTGCCAGCTTCCGACCGAGGACCTCGACACCCTGGTCTCTGTCACCTCCGACGACGACCTAGCCGACCTCGTCGAAGAGTACGACGTCGCGAGCCGAGACCGGCCTTCCCCTCTCAAGATCCgagccttcctcctcctcctcctcctccaaaacCAGTCCCACCATCCCTCAGAACCGACTGCGTCCGCCATGTCTTCGTGCACACGGGCTGGGATCTTCGCCTCCACGGCCATGGCAGCCCACGAGCATCAAACTGTGTCGTGCGTCACGTCAGCCGCTTGCTGCCGCTGTCATTTGGGGAAGAAGGAAGAACACATCAAG CAGGATGTAGGTATTAGATACAGCTGCAGCGGTGCATGA
- the LOC103994740 gene encoding protein PAL OF QUIRKY isoform X1: MAGTSSSASYSSFGDVSVKSTGPCIKFLCSYGGKILPRYPDGKLRYVGGYTRVVAIGRSISFSELQVKLRELCGWGGTVSLRCQLPTEDLDTLVSVTSDDDLADLVEEYDVASRDRPSPLKIRAFLLLLLLQNQSHHPSEPTASAMSSCTRAGIFASTAMAAHEHQTVSCVTSAACCRCHLGKKEEHIKQQDVGIRYSCSGA, encoded by the exons ATGGCTGGGACCTCCTCCTCTGCTTCATATAGCTCCTTTGGCGACGTCTCCGTCAAGTCAACGGGGCCATGCATCAAGTTCCTGTGCAGCTACGGTGGCAAGATACTCCCTCGTTACCCCGACGGCAAGCTCCGGTACGTCGGCGGCTACACCCGAGTCGTCGCCATCGGCAGATCCATCTCTTTCTCAG AGCTGCAGGTGAAGCTGAGGGAGCTGTGCGGGTGGGGCGGCACGGTGAGCCTCCGGTGCCAGCTTCCGACCGAGGACCTCGACACCCTGGTCTCTGTCACCTCCGACGACGACCTAGCCGACCTCGTCGAAGAGTACGACGTCGCGAGCCGAGACCGGCCTTCCCCTCTCAAGATCCgagccttcctcctcctcctcctcctccaaaacCAGTCCCACCATCCCTCAGAACCGACTGCGTCCGCCATGTCTTCGTGCACACGGGCTGGGATCTTCGCCTCCACGGCCATGGCAGCCCACGAGCATCAAACTGTGTCGTGCGTCACGTCAGCCGCTTGCTGCCGCTGTCATTTGGGGAAGAAGGAAGAACACATCAAG CAGCAGGATGTAGGTATTAGATACAGCTGCAGCGGTGCATGA
- the LOC103994739 gene encoding BTB/POZ domain-containing protein At1g67900, translating to MKFMKLGTRPDTFFTTESIRSVSSEVSTDLQIQVQNSFYRLHKFPLLSKCLRLQRHCSELKDAAEHAIIQLPDLPGGAEAFETCAKFCYGITITLSALNIVPVWCAAEYLQMNEDAERGNLARKLDSFFESCILRRWKDTLVTLQSTRKYPPLCEELGITARCVDAVATTIVANHPNSKAAPRNWWAESISELGSDHYWRIMVTIKSAGVVSDELIVDALQIYAWRWLPDTSRDGYESNLATEDSSSESRRQRLLMDKIVSLLPSEKGSASCSFLLKLLKVANILNASSSLRMELRRRIGRQLEEASVDDLLIPPASTSNDALYDVDTVMAVLEEFLLQGHSPPTSPPRERLRCCSKSRVAKLIDGYLQKITEDKNLPMEKLIAIAEAVPDSARPDHDDLYRAVDIYLRAHPELDKNARKQLCRILDCKKLSMEACAHAARNDVLPLRVVVQVLFFEQARAALAGGRVIELPGNVKALLSTSPAAPPEAGWSISRLKCPSTKLVTLKMRLEEEDEDDDMDDDLVPRDALMRSASSRLRALCSLPRTPKRIIGKLLAVNRSVSYRH from the exons ATGAAGTTTATGAAGCTTGGAACCCGGCCAGATACCTTCTTCACCACAGAATCCATAAG GTCTGTTTCATCAGAAGTCTCCACCGACCTCCAAATACAAGTGCAGAACAGCTTCTATCGGCTGCACAAG TTTCCTCTCCTGTCTAAATGCTTGCGCCTGCAAAGGCACTGCTCTGAGCTTAAAGATGCAGCCGAGCACGCGATCATCCAACTTCCGGACCTTCCCGGTGGCGCTGAGGCCTTCGAGACCTGCGCCAAGTTCTGCTACGGCATCACCATCACTCTCAGCGCCCTCAACATCGTGCCCGTTTGGTGCGCCGCCGAGTACCTTCAGATGAATGAGGACGCCGAGAGAGGCAACCTCGCCCGCAAGCTCGATAGCTTCTTCGAGTCCTGCATCCTCCGCCGGTGGAAGGACACGCTGGTGACGCTGCAAAGCACGAGAAAGTACCCTCCCTTGTGCGAAGAACTCGGAATTACCGCTCGCTGCGTCGACGCCGTTGCCACGACCATCGTAGCCAATCATCCGAACTCGAAGGCAGCGCCAAGGAACTGGTGGGCTGAGAGCATCAGTGAACTGGGATCAGACCATTACTGGAGAATCATGGTGACCATCAAATCTGCCGGCGTCGTCTCCGACGAGCTCATCGTGGATGCACTGCAGATCTACGCATGGAGGTGGCTGCCAGATACGTCGAGAGATGGCTACGAGAGTAACCTCGCGACTGAGGACTCTTCCTCGGAGTCTCGCAGACAGAGGCTGCTCATGGACAAGATAGTGAGCTTGCTGCCTAGCGAGAAGGGCTCTGCttcctgcagcttcctcctcaagCTTCTCAAGGTTGCCAACATACTAAACGCTTCGTCGTCGTTGAGGATGGAATTGCGCAGGCGAATCGGAAGGCAGTTGGAGGAAGCATCCGTCGACGATCTCCTGATTCCACCTGCGTCAACTTCGAACGACGCATTGTACGATGTCGACACAGTGATGGCCGTACTGGAGGAGTTCCTGCTTCAGGGACACAGCCCACCAACCAGTCCGCCCCGAGAAAGGCTTCGTTGTTGCTCCAAGTCGAGGGTGGCTAAGCTAATCGACGGCTATCTCCAAAAGATTACCGAAGACAAGAATCTACCGATGGAGAAGTTGATTGCCATTGCTGAGGCTGTTCCAGATTCCGCCAGGCCCGACCATGATGATCTCTACAGAGCTGTCGACATCTACCTCAGG GCACACCCAGAGCTCGACAAGAATGCAAGGAAGCAGCTGTGTCGGATCTTGGACTGCAAGAAGCTCTCCATGGAAGCCTGTGCGCACGCGGCGCGGAACGACGTGCTGCCTCTGAGGGTGGTCGTACAGGTGCTGTTCTTCGAGCAGGCACGCGCCGCCTTGGCCGGTGGCCGGGTGATTGAGCTGCCCGGCAACGTCAAGGCGTTGCTGTCTACAAGTCCTGCCGCTCCTCCGGAAGCTGGTTGGAGCATCTCGAGATTGAAATGCCCATCGACGAAGCTTGTGACACTTAAGATGAGGCTCgaagaggaggacgaggacgaTGACATGGACGATGATTTGGTTCCGCGCGATGCTCTCATGAGGAGCGCTTCTTCGAGGTTGAGAGCTCTGTGCTCTCTTCCGAGGACTCCAAAGAGGATCATCGGCAAACTGCTGGCCGTGAACAGAAGTGTGAGCTACAGGCATTAA